Proteins from a single region of Bradyrhizobium diazoefficiens:
- a CDS encoding GSU2403 family nucleotidyltransferase fold protein: MPAPTLVAQTTYAELLERTANAAFQDAFADAGSFTAKSINGRKYWYFQTGTGADRSQRYVGPETPELLERIAHHKEVREDERERRALVSTLVRSFSFPRPIPEIGDVIAALAKAGVFRLRGVLVGTIAYQTYAAMLGVRLSAGSLQTGDVDIAQFRNVSVAVEDSTPPVLEVLKEVDKTFRAVPHVSDGRRVTSYAAKGGLRVDFLTPHEGKETSRPQKLPALNTDAQPLRFLDFLIRDPEPAVILHGAGIYVHVPAPARYAVHKLIVSRRRPEGLAKRDKDLQQSEALLAVLAEKRPQELKSAWEEAHSRGPKWRQLMLEGLALLTASVRDVVLKTIGAPRSVIPGLDLSFENPPARYDFSRDVVTFQGQALGGAVNCAVSREALDDHFGADGLGQEGRVEAFLRNRSRIEEIARAKYLSSPVDEPGAVLVKTSDVGHFSPQRAPKRK; encoded by the coding sequence ATGCCGGCCCCCACCCTCGTCGCCCAGACGACCTATGCCGAGCTTCTTGAGCGCACCGCCAACGCCGCCTTCCAGGATGCGTTCGCGGACGCCGGCTCGTTCACGGCCAAAAGCATCAATGGCCGCAAGTATTGGTACTTCCAGACTGGCACCGGCGCCGATCGGTCCCAGCGCTATGTCGGGCCGGAGACACCGGAACTGCTGGAGCGCATCGCCCACCACAAGGAAGTTCGCGAAGACGAACGCGAGCGCCGGGCGCTTGTCTCCACCCTGGTCCGATCGTTCAGCTTTCCTCGCCCCATTCCCGAGATCGGCGACGTCATCGCAGCGCTCGCCAAGGCCGGCGTGTTTCGCCTTCGCGGCGTGCTCGTCGGAACGATTGCCTACCAAACCTATGCTGCGATGCTTGGCGTTCGCCTGTCCGCCGGCTCGCTGCAGACCGGCGACGTCGACATTGCCCAGTTCAGGAATGTCTCGGTGGCGGTCGAGGACTCCACGCCGCCCGTTCTGGAGGTGCTGAAGGAAGTCGACAAGACCTTTCGTGCCGTTCCTCACGTATCTGATGGCCGACGCGTGACGAGCTATGCCGCCAAGGGCGGTTTGCGCGTCGACTTTCTCACGCCCCACGAAGGCAAGGAGACCAGTCGCCCCCAAAAGCTACCCGCCCTGAACACGGACGCCCAGCCGCTGCGCTTCCTGGACTTCCTGATCCGCGATCCTGAGCCCGCGGTGATCCTGCATGGTGCCGGCATCTACGTGCACGTGCCGGCTCCGGCGCGCTACGCTGTCCACAAGCTCATCGTCTCCCGTAGGCGCCCGGAGGGGTTGGCAAAGCGCGACAAGGACCTGCAGCAGTCCGAGGCCCTGCTCGCGGTTCTCGCCGAAAAGCGGCCCCAAGAGCTGAAATCTGCGTGGGAGGAGGCCCATAGCCGCGGCCCCAAATGGCGCCAACTGATGCTCGAAGGACTGGCTCTGCTTACTGCCTCCGTTCGTGACGTGGTGCTCAAAACCATTGGTGCACCTCGCTCGGTCATTCCAGGCCTCGATCTCTCCTTCGAAAACCCGCCTGCTCGGTATGATTTCAGCCGCGACGTCGTGACCTTCCAGGGCCAGGCACTTGGCGGCGCGGTCAACTGCGCGGTCAGCCGCGAGGCGCTGGACGACCATTTTGGTGCCGACGGCCTCGGGCAAGAGGGGCGCGTAGAAGCGTTCCTCAGGAACAGGTCGAGGATCGAGGAGATCGCTCGCGCCAAATATCTCTCCTCGCCGGTCGACGAGCCCGGCGCCGTTCTGGTCAAGACATCCGACGTCGGTCATTTTTCGCCGCAACGAGCCCCGAAACGGAAGTAA
- a CDS encoding conjugal transfer protein TraG → MFPAKIYVGQIAVVFGIVAVSTWGATQWTAAALGYQQRLGEPWFLIVGHPVYLPWRLFEWWFAYEAYAPEIFEEGGAIAAAGGIAGALFAIVNSVWRARQSQLVTTYGSARWATPKEIKTAGLFASKGVFLGRLENNYLRHDGPEHVMCFAPTRSGKGVGLVLPTLLSWTSSAVVHDIKGENWELTSGWRSTFSHCLLFNPTDSRSARYNPLLEVRKGAAEVRDVQNIADILVDPEGALERRTHWEKTSHSLLVGVILHVLYAEENKTLTRVTEILADPAQSFEKTLRIMLATNHLGTEAEPKVHPVVAATARELLNKSENERSGVLSTAVSFLGLYRDPVVSRNTESCDWRIADLVSAQKPVTLYLVVPPSDISRTKPLIRLILNQIGRRLTETLNTKTGDRGHRQLLMMLDEFPALGRLDFFESALAFMAGYGIRAYLIAQSLNQIAKAYGENNAILDNCHVRIAFAANDERTAKRISDALGTATELRAQRNYAGHRLAPWLGHVMVSRQETARPLLTPGEVMQLPPDQAIVLVSGLAPVRAIKLRHYEDANFVSRLRKPPSLVGDEYADRPPARTDDWRGEVRTTDLRLATLPYRELMQTGGEEGGLKQQLPLFDEAAPAVNEPRVFDERLLDDESDVAADRSQMQQAANASSSVRRAHAVTRDDDDLLPSF, encoded by the coding sequence ATGTTTCCAGCAAAAATCTACGTCGGTCAGATTGCCGTCGTGTTCGGCATCGTCGCTGTGTCGACCTGGGGCGCGACGCAATGGACCGCCGCGGCTCTCGGCTATCAGCAGCGCCTGGGTGAACCGTGGTTCTTGATCGTCGGCCATCCCGTTTATCTGCCTTGGCGATTGTTCGAATGGTGGTTTGCCTACGAGGCCTATGCGCCCGAGATCTTCGAGGAGGGCGGAGCCATCGCCGCCGCCGGCGGCATCGCGGGCGCGCTATTTGCGATCGTCAATTCGGTGTGGCGCGCCCGCCAAAGCCAATTGGTGACGACCTATGGTTCGGCGCGATGGGCCACTCCGAAGGAAATCAAGACCGCTGGCCTGTTCGCGTCCAAGGGTGTGTTCCTAGGGCGGCTCGAGAACAACTATCTGCGCCACGATGGTCCGGAACACGTCATGTGCTTTGCACCGACCCGGTCGGGAAAGGGCGTGGGACTGGTGTTGCCCACATTGCTGTCCTGGACCTCGTCTGCGGTGGTTCACGACATCAAGGGCGAAAACTGGGAATTGACCTCCGGTTGGCGTTCGACGTTCTCGCATTGCCTCCTGTTCAATCCGACCGATTCAAGAAGCGCCCGCTACAATCCACTGCTTGAGGTGCGCAAAGGGGCGGCCGAAGTCCGCGACGTCCAGAACATTGCCGACATCCTGGTCGATCCTGAAGGTGCGCTCGAACGCCGAACCCACTGGGAAAAGACCAGTCATTCGCTTCTGGTCGGCGTCATTCTTCATGTTCTCTACGCCGAAGAGAACAAGACGTTGACCCGGGTCACCGAGATCCTGGCCGACCCTGCGCAGTCCTTTGAGAAGACGCTCAGGATCATGCTGGCGACCAATCATCTTGGCACCGAGGCCGAGCCGAAAGTGCACCCCGTCGTCGCCGCGACGGCGCGAGAACTGCTCAACAAGTCCGAAAACGAACGCTCCGGCGTCCTGTCGACCGCCGTGAGCTTTCTTGGGCTCTACCGCGATCCCGTGGTCAGTCGAAACACCGAGAGCTGCGATTGGCGCATCGCCGACCTGGTGAGCGCCCAGAAGCCAGTCACGCTCTATCTCGTCGTTCCGCCGTCGGACATCAGCCGCACCAAGCCGCTGATCAGGCTGATCCTCAATCAGATCGGCCGCCGGCTAACCGAGACGCTGAACACCAAGACCGGTGACCGCGGGCACCGCCAGCTCCTGATGATGCTGGATGAGTTTCCTGCTCTCGGCCGGCTTGACTTCTTCGAAAGCGCGCTCGCCTTCATGGCCGGTTACGGCATTCGCGCCTATCTGATCGCGCAGTCGCTCAACCAGATCGCCAAGGCGTATGGCGAGAACAACGCGATCCTGGACAATTGCCACGTCCGCATTGCCTTCGCCGCCAATGACGAGCGCACAGCCAAACGCATCTCGGACGCCCTCGGCACAGCGACCGAACTACGCGCACAGCGCAACTATGCCGGCCATCGGTTGGCTCCCTGGCTTGGCCATGTCATGGTCAGCCGTCAGGAGACCGCGCGTCCTTTGCTGACGCCAGGCGAAGTGATGCAGCTGCCGCCCGACCAGGCGATCGTGCTGGTTTCGGGCCTGGCACCGGTCCGGGCGATCAAGCTGCGGCACTATGAGGACGCAAACTTCGTCAGTCGTCTGCGCAAGCCGCCATCCTTGGTGGGCGACGAATATGCCGATCGGCCGCCGGCCCGAACCGACGACTGGCGCGGCGAGGTTCGCACCACCGACCTTCGCCTTGCGACCCTGCCGTATCGCGAACTCATGCAGACGGGCGGCGAGGAGGGTGGCCTCAAGCAGCAATTGCCGTTGTTCGACGAGGCCGCACCGGCTGTGAACGAGCCTCGGGTCTTCGACGAGCGATTGCTCGACGACGAATCTGATGTCGCCGCCGACCGTAGCCAGATGCAGCAAGCCGCAAATGCGTCCAGCTCCGTACGTCGAGCCCACGCCGTCACCCGCGACGACGACGATCTCCTTCCCTCGTTCTGA
- a CDS encoding CopG family transcriptional regulator — protein sequence MKPKLSAYVSDSVAQRLELAAKRPGANKSAIVDAALDRFLNPERDTSSDAALIRRLDRMSRHLERADRDLGVLAETIALFIRYYLTITPPLPSQDQDAARALGRERFEMFVAQVGKRVASGGRLVADVMDRVSASKPDLFMRNLEEGAPLGAAQPGDTGSRAPNATGEPPEHSPAGREEVGNV from the coding sequence ATGAAACCAAAACTATCGGCCTATGTCTCCGACAGCGTGGCGCAACGGCTTGAGCTCGCAGCCAAGCGCCCCGGAGCCAACAAATCGGCCATTGTCGATGCTGCCCTGGATCGCTTTCTCAATCCCGAGCGGGACACGAGCAGCGATGCGGCCTTGATCCGAAGATTGGACCGGATGAGCCGGCACCTGGAGCGGGCCGACCGCGACCTTGGCGTCCTTGCGGAGACCATCGCGCTCTTCATCCGCTACTACCTGACCATCACCCCGCCGCTGCCTTCGCAAGATCAGGACGCGGCGCGTGCGCTCGGACGCGAGCGGTTCGAGATGTTCGTCGCCCAGGTCGGCAAACGCGTCGCCTCCGGTGGCCGGCTTGTCGCTGACGTCATGGACCGTGTCAGCGCCTCGAAGCCAGATCTCTTCATGCGGAACCTCGAGGAGGGCGCCCCTCTGGGCGCTGCCCAACCTGGCGATACAGGATCCCGCGCGCCGAACGCGACGGGTGAGCCGCCGGAGCATTCTCCGGCAGGGCGAGAGGAGGTCGGCAATGTCTGA
- the trbB gene encoding P-type conjugative transfer ATPase TrbB, with product MSDLLSPETRERRRGMLRTAMGPAIALALEEPDVVEVMVNPDGRLWLDRHGTGRTDTGVVLTPQEAERIIRLVASHVRAEASGSSPIISAELPETGERFEGILPPVALAPCFSIRKPATTTFRLSDYVKAQIASPLMAKVLTSAVTEARSILIAGGTGSGKTTLANALLAEIAGLEERVVIIEDTRELRCDAKDAVTLRTKPGVASLADLVRSTLRLRPDRIIVGEVRGAEALDMLKAWNTGHPGGIATVHANSARAALYRIEQLIQEAVATVPRRLIAEAIDLIVFIKGRGPARRVETVAELKGLDPSGDYLLETPPGLPNTPNRP from the coding sequence ATGTCTGATCTCCTCTCGCCAGAGACCCGTGAACGACGCCGCGGCATGCTGCGGACCGCGATGGGACCTGCGATCGCGCTTGCTCTGGAAGAGCCTGATGTGGTCGAGGTCATGGTCAATCCCGATGGGAGGCTTTGGCTTGACCGGCACGGGACGGGACGAACTGACACCGGCGTCGTTCTGACGCCGCAGGAGGCTGAGCGCATCATCCGACTTGTTGCCAGCCACGTGCGGGCGGAAGCAAGCGGATCGTCTCCAATCATCTCGGCGGAACTGCCCGAAACCGGTGAACGCTTTGAGGGCATCTTGCCGCCGGTTGCGCTGGCGCCATGCTTTTCGATCCGCAAGCCGGCAACCACCACGTTCCGCCTGTCCGATTACGTCAAGGCGCAGATTGCCTCGCCGCTGATGGCGAAGGTGCTGACATCAGCAGTCACCGAGGCGCGTAGCATCCTGATCGCCGGCGGCACCGGGTCCGGCAAGACGACGCTTGCGAACGCCCTTCTTGCGGAGATCGCTGGCCTCGAAGAGCGGGTGGTCATCATCGAAGACACCCGCGAGCTGCGTTGCGACGCCAAGGATGCCGTGACGCTCCGAACCAAGCCGGGTGTGGCGAGCCTGGCCGATCTCGTGCGCTCCACGCTGCGATTGCGCCCTGACCGCATCATCGTCGGCGAGGTCAGAGGCGCCGAAGCGCTCGACATGCTGAAGGCCTGGAATACGGGCCACCCTGGCGGGATTGCCACGGTCCATGCCAACTCGGCACGAGCTGCGCTCTACAGGATCGAGCAACTCATTCAGGAAGCGGTCGCAACCGTGCCGCGCCGGCTCATTGCCGAGGCGATCGACCTGATCGTCTTCATCAAGGGGCGGGGTCCCGCACGGCGCGTCGAGACCGTCGCCGAGCTCAAAGGCCTCGATCCGTCAGGCGATTACCTGCTTGAGACCCCGCCCGGACTTCCAAACACCCCCAATCGCCCCTGA
- a CDS encoding TrbC/VirB2 family protein, translating to MSIRLRLNVRSRLRGLYSVSRISLAGLGVASACVLLSVSAAHAAGSGMPWEAPLERVLESVQGPVAKIVAVIIITVTGISLAFGDTSGGFRKMVQVVFGLSIAFAASSFFLSFFSFGGGALI from the coding sequence ATGTCCATTCGACTGCGTCTAAACGTGCGTTCGCGCCTTCGCGGCCTCTATTCGGTCAGCAGGATTTCTTTGGCCGGGCTCGGAGTGGCCTCGGCCTGTGTGCTCCTCAGCGTCTCGGCCGCGCACGCCGCCGGTTCGGGCATGCCGTGGGAAGCGCCGCTCGAGCGCGTCCTGGAGTCCGTCCAAGGGCCGGTCGCCAAGATCGTCGCCGTCATCATCATCACGGTGACCGGCATTTCGCTGGCCTTCGGCGACACCTCCGGCGGATTCCGCAAGATGGTCCAGGTCGTGTTCGGCCTCTCGATCGCCTTTGCCGCGAGTTCCTTCTTCCTTTCGTTCTTCTCGTTTGGTGGCGGAGCTCTGATCTGA
- a CDS encoding VirB3 family type IV secretion system protein — protein MRPDGFELVLHRSLTEPILIGGAPRAAAILIGTLSAVLALGLRLWLAGLVLWVIGHSAAVWLAKRDPAFVEVAIRHTKHKGRLAC, from the coding sequence ATGCGCCCGGATGGTTTTGAACTCGTGCTCCACCGCTCGTTGACAGAGCCCATCCTGATCGGCGGCGCCCCGCGTGCCGCCGCCATCCTGATCGGGACCCTCTCGGCAGTGCTGGCGCTCGGCCTGCGCCTTTGGCTCGCCGGCCTGGTGCTCTGGGTCATCGGGCACAGCGCCGCCGTTTGGCTCGCCAAACGCGACCCGGCCTTCGTCGAAGTCGCCATCCGTCACACCAAGCACAAGGGGCGGCTCGCATGCTGA
- the trbE gene encoding conjugal transfer protein TrbE, whose product MLNLREFRGTAYRLADWLPWACLVAPGVILNKDGSFQRTIRYRGPDLDSATEAELMSVASRVNNVLKRFGSGWALFFDATRIPASEYPRSEFPDPVSWLVDEERRAAFEGADGVAWEDPSRPGGQHFESVLHLTLMYLPPAERISRLEGLFLERPKEKDRAVRGGRRIRRDQSAADADRRENATPGDIPHADVIDGQQKPERSEQGYRDHLQRFIQETDRAIDLLSSVLPEIWPLNDAETLTYLHSCVSTKRHPVRVPRTPAYLDCFLSDEPLTGGLSPAIGRSHLRALTVLGFPHVTFPGLLDELNRLGVAYRWATRFIPLDRTQANATLSRYRRQWFAKRKSLAAILKEVMFNEQAALLDTDASNKALDADAALSELGDDLVAFGYITTTVTVSDEDSHQADEKIRAVERVINSRGFTAIRESVNAVEAWLGGLPGQAYANIRQPIVHTLNLAHMCPLSAVWAGPERCEHLDGPPLLIAKTKGATPFRLSLHAGDVGHTIIVGPTGAGKSVLLSMLALQFRRYPHAQLITFDKGRSARATTLALSGAWYELGAKGGIAFQPLKDLAEEGARLWALDWLCGVLAHERVTVTPEVKETLWSALRSLGSAPVSQRTMTGLVALLARDALRQALQPYTLEGPYGRFLDADADRLSGADVLTFEMEELMALPGLVAPVLTYLFHTLENRFDGRPTLLVLDEAWVFLDDPLFASRIREWLKTLRKKNVAVIFATQSLADIADSLIAPAIIESCPSRIFLPNPRALEPTQTETYRRFGLNDTQVSLIAEAFPKRDYYLQSRAGNRLFELGLGPVALALAAASSPEDQRTIDAVLSRSGPHHFAKRFLAERDLHWAANLISTFEQAHKA is encoded by the coding sequence ATGCTGAACTTGAGAGAATTCCGCGGTACTGCCTATCGGCTGGCTGATTGGCTGCCATGGGCATGCCTGGTCGCACCGGGCGTCATCCTGAACAAGGACGGCAGCTTTCAGCGGACGATACGCTACCGCGGACCGGACCTCGACAGTGCCACCGAGGCCGAGCTGATGAGCGTCGCGTCCCGCGTCAATAATGTTCTGAAGCGTTTCGGCTCAGGCTGGGCACTCTTCTTTGATGCCACGCGCATCCCGGCCTCCGAATACCCGCGGTCGGAGTTTCCGGATCCGGTGTCCTGGCTGGTCGATGAGGAACGACGTGCCGCCTTCGAAGGCGCTGACGGCGTGGCATGGGAGGATCCGTCACGCCCGGGCGGGCAGCATTTTGAAAGTGTGCTGCATCTGACCCTGATGTACTTGCCGCCGGCCGAGAGGATCTCGCGCCTTGAGGGCCTGTTCCTAGAGCGTCCGAAAGAGAAGGATCGCGCGGTGAGAGGAGGTCGGCGGATTCGTCGGGATCAATCGGCCGCCGATGCTGATCGACGCGAGAATGCAACGCCGGGCGACATTCCCCACGCCGATGTTATCGACGGCCAGCAAAAGCCCGAGAGAAGCGAGCAGGGCTACCGGGATCATCTCCAACGGTTCATCCAGGAAACCGACCGGGCGATCGATCTGCTTTCGTCGGTCTTGCCCGAGATCTGGCCCCTCAACGATGCGGAGACGCTCACCTATCTCCATAGCTGCGTCTCGACCAAGCGCCATCCGGTCCGCGTTCCCAGGACTCCTGCCTATCTCGATTGCTTCCTGAGTGATGAGCCGCTAACCGGCGGATTGTCTCCGGCAATCGGGCGGAGCCATCTGCGTGCGCTGACCGTCCTCGGGTTTCCGCACGTTACCTTTCCTGGCCTGCTTGACGAACTGAACCGGCTTGGCGTTGCCTACCGCTGGGCCACCCGGTTCATTCCGCTCGATCGCACGCAGGCAAATGCGACGCTGTCACGTTACCGGCGGCAGTGGTTTGCCAAGCGAAAGTCGCTCGCAGCAATCCTCAAAGAGGTCATGTTCAACGAGCAGGCGGCACTGCTCGACACCGATGCCAGCAACAAGGCTCTCGATGCCGATGCGGCTCTTTCCGAGCTTGGCGACGATCTGGTTGCCTTCGGCTACATCACGACGACGGTCACTGTAAGCGACGAGGATTCGCATCAAGCAGACGAGAAGATCCGCGCGGTCGAGCGGGTGATCAATAGCCGCGGGTTCACGGCGATCCGTGAGAGCGTCAATGCGGTTGAGGCCTGGCTCGGCGGTCTGCCAGGCCAGGCTTATGCCAACATCCGCCAGCCCATCGTTCATACGCTGAACCTGGCCCACATGTGCCCATTGTCGGCGGTATGGGCCGGACCAGAACGGTGCGAGCACCTCGACGGACCGCCACTTCTGATCGCCAAGACCAAGGGCGCGACCCCCTTCCGCTTGTCGCTCCACGCCGGCGATGTCGGGCATACGATCATTGTCGGTCCTACGGGCGCGGGCAAGTCGGTCCTGCTTTCGATGCTCGCCCTTCAATTCCGGCGCTATCCGCACGCCCAACTGATCACATTTGATAAAGGTCGCTCGGCACGGGCTACCACGCTCGCGCTATCTGGAGCCTGGTATGAGCTGGGCGCCAAGGGCGGCATTGCCTTTCAACCGCTCAAGGATCTCGCGGAGGAGGGAGCGAGGCTCTGGGCGCTCGACTGGCTTTGCGGCGTGCTCGCCCATGAGCGCGTGACCGTCACGCCTGAAGTCAAGGAGACGCTCTGGTCGGCGTTAAGAAGCCTCGGGTCTGCGCCCGTCTCTCAGAGGACGATGACCGGGCTCGTGGCGCTGCTGGCCCGCGACGCGTTGCGCCAAGCGCTGCAGCCCTACACGTTGGAGGGACCATACGGCCGTTTCCTGGATGCAGACGCCGACCGTCTTTCCGGTGCGGACGTGCTGACCTTCGAGATGGAAGAACTGATGGCGTTGCCAGGCCTGGTTGCGCCCGTTCTGACCTATCTGTTCCACACCCTTGAAAACCGCTTCGACGGCCGGCCCACCTTGTTGGTGCTGGATGAGGCCTGGGTGTTTCTGGACGATCCACTGTTCGCGAGCCGCATTCGCGAATGGCTGAAGACGCTACGCAAGAAGAACGTGGCCGTCATTTTTGCGACCCAGTCGCTCGCGGATATCGCCGACAGCCTGATCGCGCCTGCAATCATCGAATCCTGTCCAAGCAGGATTTTCCTGCCGAATCCTCGTGCATTGGAGCCGACCCAGACCGAGACCTATCGCAGGTTCGGCTTGAACGACACCCAGGTCAGCCTGATCGCGGAAGCGTTTCCCAAGCGCGACTATTATCTGCAGTCCCGCGCTGGCAATCGCCTGTTCGAGCTCGGCCTAGGGCCGGTGGCGCTCGCGCTCGCCGCGGCGTCTTCGCCTGAGGATCAACGGACCATCGACGCGGTTCTGTCCCGCTCCGGGCCCCATCATTTTGCCAAGCGCTTTCTCGCCGAACGAGACCTGCACTGGGCCGCGAACCTGATCAGCACCTTCGAACAGGCTCACAAAGCCTGA
- the trbJ gene encoding P-type conjugative transfer protein TrbJ encodes MLKILGVPVPCRTLKATAIIALSLVVAVNGSRRLGAQVVVFDPSNYGQNLLTAARALEQINNQVRSLENQAQSLLNQAKHLTSLPTSVVGQLTSTINQMNGLISQAKNISFDVQKTQQDFGRLYPREYAAAVSSDKMVQDATVRWDNSYDGLKQSLTVQSAIVGGLDQDGQTLRTLMANSSAAVGSLQAQQSGNELLGLQIKQSLQTQALMATQARADTLRAAEQQASSAAAKERFNRFIGDGHAYTSGK; translated from the coding sequence ATGCTGAAAATCCTCGGCGTACCTGTCCCATGCCGGACGCTAAAAGCAACCGCAATCATTGCGCTATCACTCGTCGTTGCGGTGAATGGATCGCGACGGCTTGGGGCGCAAGTCGTCGTCTTCGATCCATCGAACTACGGCCAGAATCTCCTGACGGCTGCTCGCGCCCTCGAGCAGATCAACAACCAGGTCAGGAGCCTCGAAAATCAGGCGCAGTCGCTGCTCAATCAGGCCAAGCATCTTACGAGCCTCCCGACCAGCGTCGTCGGTCAACTCACATCGACGATCAATCAGATGAATGGCCTGATCAGTCAGGCAAAGAACATCTCGTTCGATGTTCAGAAGACGCAGCAGGATTTTGGGCGGCTTTACCCTCGCGAATACGCAGCCGCCGTCTCGTCGGACAAGATGGTCCAGGACGCCACAGTGCGTTGGGACAACAGCTACGATGGACTGAAGCAGTCGCTCACCGTTCAATCCGCCATTGTCGGTGGCTTGGATCAGGACGGCCAGACGCTCCGAACGCTGATGGCGAATTCGTCTGCTGCGGTCGGCTCGCTACAGGCCCAACAGTCCGGCAACGAACTGCTTGGCCTCCAGATCAAGCAGTCGTTGCAGACCCAGGCGCTCATGGCAACCCAGGCGCGCGCGGACACGTTGCGCGCCGCCGAACAGCAGGCGTCGTCGGCCGCCGCAAAGGAGCGATTTAACCGCTTCATCGGCGATGGCCATGCCTACACCAGCGGCAAGTAG
- the trbL gene encoding P-type conjugative transfer protein TrbL, translated as MADLSVIDRFTETFSRYIDSGFGLLSGDVSFLSSTLIGIDLTLAGLAWSMRADDHIMVTLAKKVLYVGAFAFIIGNFKSLADIVFASFSSIGLKASGGSLSAADLARPGFVASAGFTAAHPLLEETGQFSGFDVLTNLPTILILLFCWILIVLAFFVLSVQLFVTLIEFKLTTLASFILVPFALWGKTAFLAEKTLGNVVASGVKVMVLAIIIGIGSTIFGQLASTLTRPVDIVSAMSLLLAALSLFGLGIFGPGIAAGLVSGAPQLGAGAAAGTVAGAAAVAIGGGAAVAGGLRVAAGGSMAAVRSAASLTGASSAAGTSARAATVDQVSSASTGGATTGATASGAGRAPASSARGHAREAAQVAAHTLKEGDKGGHSSGPKLGEE; from the coding sequence ATGGCCGATCTCTCCGTCATTGACCGCTTTACCGAGACCTTCTCGCGCTACATCGACTCTGGATTTGGTCTTCTGTCCGGCGATGTCTCATTCTTGAGCTCAACGTTGATCGGCATCGACCTGACGCTTGCCGGACTTGCCTGGAGCATGCGCGCGGACGACCACATCATGGTCACGCTTGCCAAGAAGGTGCTTTATGTCGGCGCCTTCGCATTCATTATCGGTAACTTCAAGAGCCTCGCCGATATCGTCTTTGCGTCGTTCTCCAGCATCGGTCTGAAGGCATCCGGCGGGAGCTTAAGCGCGGCCGACCTGGCTAGGCCAGGCTTTGTTGCCTCCGCGGGTTTTACGGCCGCTCATCCTCTCCTGGAGGAGACCGGCCAGTTCTCAGGCTTTGATGTCCTGACCAACCTCCCGACGATTTTGATCCTGCTGTTTTGCTGGATCCTGATCGTGCTCGCGTTCTTCGTCCTCTCGGTGCAGCTCTTCGTCACCCTGATCGAATTCAAGCTGACGACACTTGCAAGCTTCATTCTCGTGCCGTTCGCGTTATGGGGAAAGACCGCATTCCTCGCGGAAAAGACGCTCGGCAATGTGGTCGCCTCGGGGGTGAAGGTGATGGTTCTTGCGATCATCATTGGCATCGGCTCGACCATCTTTGGCCAGCTCGCCAGCACGCTGACGCGGCCGGTCGACATCGTGTCGGCCATGAGCTTGTTGCTTGCGGCCCTTTCGCTGTTCGGGCTTGGCATCTTCGGCCCAGGCATCGCGGCCGGATTGGTCTCAGGTGCGCCCCAGCTGGGCGCCGGTGCAGCTGCAGGAACGGTCGCGGGCGCGGCGGCTGTCGCGATCGGTGGCGGAGCGGCGGTCGCGGGTGGCCTTCGCGTTGCGGCAGGCGGTTCAATGGCCGCCGTCCGCTCAGCGGCATCGCTTACGGGAGCATCTTCGGCTGCGGGCACGTCAGCTCGAGCCGCAACCGTGGATCAGGTTTCAAGTGCGAGCACTGGCGGCGCAACGACCGGGGCGACTGCTTCAGGCGCGGGTCGAGCACCCGCCTCGTCGGCACGGGGACACGCAAGGGAGGCAGCTCAGGTCGCCGCTCACACCCTGAAGGAGGGTGACAAAGGTGGGCATTCTTCGGGTCCGAAGCTGGGGGAGGAGTAG